In Topomyia yanbarensis strain Yona2022 chromosome 2, ASM3024719v1, whole genome shotgun sequence, one DNA window encodes the following:
- the LOC131680268 gene encoding uncharacterized protein LOC131680268, producing the protein MYRQVLVHPDDVPLQRIFWRFSSDMPVQTFDLLTVTYGLAPSSFLATRTLLQLADDEGCSYSIGSRALRKGFYVDDFIGGEQTVERAIHLRIELSELLEKGGFVLRKWTSNRLEVLHGLDADKIGTQSPLEFTPHETVKALGIIWEPEGDFLRFDSQVQHDGKPPTKRSILSSIAKLFDPIGLIAPVVVRAKIIMQQLWLLPVEWDDPVPETVRNNWENYHDELPKITAHRVNRYAFLPCSTIQLHTFADASELAYGACIYARCEDEQGNVKVELLAAKSRVAPLKRLTIARLELCAAVLAAHLHDRVKHAIDIDVSASIFWSDSAMVLQWLRSPPNTWQTFVGNRVSEIQQLTHGCQWRHVPGSENPADLVSRGMSVDEFLNSKLWKKGPHWLLQHCREWAAFEPPGVAEEMLEVRHVVTLVQSTPSVNAIFLRWSSYTRLLHVTGYCLRFLRNAHAKARTQPPPNTTSVVKSLSVELLTQAKFILIRLAQQDAFGSEIRELEKGKPVAKHSHVRQMSPFLDQGKVLRVGGRLKLAQLPYQMKHPALLPSFHPLSLLIANYYHNKMLHAGGRVLLSVIREEFWPVHGRRLVRSTVRKCFRCTRLNPEPARQHIGQLPVHRIVPSRPFSVAGVDYAGPLYLKPIHKRAAPAKAYICLFICFATKAVHIELVSDLTTQAFLCALRRFIARRGRPTHIHSDNGKNFEGAKNELQQLFAMFQNQEEIEKITSTCAEEGITWHLVPPKAPHFGGLWEAAIKVAKKQLYRQLGPSRLSFEDVGTVLSQIEALMNSRPLLPMSDDPDDLAALTPAHFLIGTSMLALPDPDHRNLPVNRLDHYQKLQLHVQKFWCHWRSEYLQELQKDTVMNRRNDSMLPGRMVVVVDEMQQPIRWPLARILTTSPGPDGMTRVVTLRTVRGIITRPITKVCLLPDSTTTAIDGEEDPLAINPQPAQRSGVLEEEN; encoded by the coding sequence ATGTACCGACAGGTTCTCGTGCATCCAGACGATGTTCCACTGCAACGCATTTTCTGGCGATTTTCCTCCGATATGCCAGTACAAACCTTTGATCTACTTACCGTTACTTATGGTTTAGCTCCATCGTCGTTTTTGGCAACTCGCACGCTGCTACAACTGGCTGACGACGAAGGCTGCTCGTATTCCATCGGCAGCAGGGCTCTCCGGAAAGGTTTCTATGTCGACGACTTCATTGGCGGGGAGCAAACTGTTGAACGCGCCATCCACTTACGCATAGAACTCAGCGAATTGCTCGAAAAGGGAGGATTCGTTCTTCGCAAGTGGACTTCAAACCGGCTCGAAGTGCTACACGGCCTAGACGCCGACAAAATCGGTACCCAATCCCCTCTGGAGTTCACCCCCCACGAGACAGTGAAAGCGCTAGGAATTATTTGGGAACCAGAGGGAGATTTTCTTCGCTTCGACTCGCAAGTACAACATGACGGCAAGCCGCCCACCAAACGTTCAATTCTATCCTCTATCGCCAAACTATTCGACCCCATCGGTCTTATTGCGCCCGTTGTTGTGAGGGCCAAAATCATCATGCAGCAGCTGTGGCTGCTACCTGTCGAATGGGATGATCCAGTTCCTGAGACTGTTCGAAACAACTGGGAGAACTATCACGATGAGTTGCCGAAAATCACCGCCCACCGGGTAAATCGATATGCTTTTCTCCCATGCTCTACCATACAGTTGCATACTTTCGCCGACGCTTCTGAATTGGCCTACGGTGCATGCATCTACGCTCGTTGCGAAGACGAGCAGGGAAACGTCAAAGTCGAGCTTCTAGCAGCCAAGTCACGTGTCGCTCCACTAAAACGACTAACTATCGCACGTCTAGAACTCTGCGCTGCAGTTTTGGCTGCCCATCTCCACGATCGAGTTAAACACGCCATCGACATTGACGTCTCTGCCTCTATTTTCTGGTCGGATTCTGCCATGGTTCTCCAGTGGCTCCGATCCCCTCCGAACACATGGCAGACCTTTGTGGGAAACAGAGTTTCGGAAATACAACAGCTTACCCACGGCTGTCAATGGAGGCACGTTCCTGGTAGCGAAAATCCCGCTGACTTAGTGTCCCGCGGAATGTCGGTCGACGAGTTCCTGAATAGTAAGTTGTGGAAGAAGGGGCCCCACTGGTTGCTGCAACACTGTCGAGAATGGGCCGCCTTTGAACCGCCCGGCGTTGCTGAGGAGATGCTAGAAGTTCGACATGTTGTAACACTGGTACAATCAACGCCATCAGTTAATGCGATATTTCTCCGCTGGTCATCATACACCCGCTTACTACACGTTACCGGATATTGCCTTCGCTTTCTGCGGAACGCCCATGCCAAGGCCAGAACGCAGCCTCCTCCCAACACCACATCCGTTGTGAAATCGTTATCTGTGGAACTACTTACCCAAGCCAAATTTATACTAATACGCCTTGCTCAACAGGATGCCTTCGGTTCAGAAATAAGAGAGTTGGAAAAGGGGAAACCAGTAGCGAAACATTCGCACGTGCGCCAAATGAGTCCGTTTTTAGACCAGGGAAAAGTGTTGAGGGTCGGAGGTCGACTAAAGCTAGCCCAGCTTCCCTATCAAATGAAACATCCTGCCCTACTCCCAAGCTTTCACCCCCTATCACTTTTAATTGCCAACTATTATCATAACAAAATGCTTCACGCCGGTGGGCGAGTACTGCTGTCCGTCATCCGAGAAGAATTTTGGCCAGTACATGGCCGTCGCTTAGTTCGCAGCACAGTACGCAAATGCTTTCGCTGCACTCGCCTCAACCCGGAACCTGCCCGTCAGCACATCGGTCAACTGCCCGTTCATCGAATAGTCCCTAGCCGCCCGTTTAGTGTCGCTGGAGTAGACTACGCTGGCCCGCTGTACCTAAAACCAATCCACAAGCGCGCCGCACCAGCCAAAGCGTACATTTGCCTGTTCATCTGCTTCGCCACCAAGGCCGTCCACATTGAGCTTGTCAGCGATCTGACCACCCAGGCGTTCCTGTGTGCGCTCCGCCGTTTTATTGCTAGGCGCGGCCGCCCAACACACATTCACTCGGATAATGGCAAAAATTTCGAGGGAGCTAAAAATGAATTGCAACAGTTATTTGCCATGTTTCAAAACCAGGAGGAAATCGAAAAAATTACATCAACTTGCGCAGAGGAAGGTATCACTTGGCACTTGGTCCCGCCAAAGGCACCCCATTTCGGCGGTTTGTGGGAGGCGGCCATCAAGGTAGCCAAGAAACAACTTTACCGCCAGCTCGGTCCGTCTCGACTATCGTTCGAAGATGTTGGAACGGTGCTCTCGCAGATCGAAGCTCTGATGAATTCCCGGCCGCTGCTGCCAATGTCAGATGATCCGGATGATTTGGCTGCACTCACACCAGCGCACTTCTTGATCGGAACCAGCATGCTCGCCTTGCCCGACCCAGATCATCGGAACCTCCCAGTCAACCGACTGGATCACTACCAGAAACTTCAACTTCACGTCCAAAAATTCTGGTGCCACTGGCGATCGGAATACCTTCAAGAGCTGCAAAAAGACACCGTAATGAACCGACGAAATGACAGTATGCTGCCAGGCCGAATGGTTGTTGTCGTCGATGAGATGCAACAACCAATTCGTTGGCCTCTCGCCCGAATTTTGACCACTTCACCAGGTCCAGATGGAATGACCAGAGTCGTGACGCTACGCACTGTTCGGGGAATTATCACCCGGCCAATCACAAAGGTTTGTTTACTGCCGGATTCCACTACCACTGCAATTGATGGAGAAGAAGACCCGCTAGCCATCAACCCGCAACCAGCTCAACGATCCGGAGTGCTTGAAGAAGAAAATTAA
- the LOC131680269 gene encoding uncharacterized protein LOC131680269, translated as MAEEQQINLLVSRRTTMLEALGRAEAFLRDFNAQRDGQQVPLRLEYLNRIWTSLEEVQAQLEDGDVEGRAEHAAIRADFEPRLFSIKAAFISYSPPLSVNAGNPQPLHATSTLSGIKLPTISLPEFDGDYKQWLTFHDTFLALIHNNADVPPIQKFHYLRAAVKGEAAQLIESIAICSANYSLAWQALEGRYSNEYLLKKRHLQALFDIPRMKKESAATLHGLVDEFERHTKILHHLGEPTDAWSTILEHLLCTRLHDDSLKAWEDHASVTENPNFACLIDFLQRRTRVLESISVNHHQSTSTTNTNDGASASHFRRQSQFRLSSCASTANYSFRCPICSQQHSLARCGKFNSMSVNDRQQLVNTKRLCHNFLRGDHIVRQCPCDLNCKKCNQRHHTLLHTSQSAGPKKVSNDAVSRSTSFVDSADRATSSSSPVVSEQTMVAAVEDDSIVETSVSLQHPRENVFLLTVIVNIVDAYGQHHPARALLDSASQPNLITDRMARILRLKKHPVNVTVQGAGQLSKVIHESIYAQVSSRKEHFSCGVNFLVMDKLTANLPAQNVSITDWRIPKDLFLADPTFNKSQPIDVVLGAKHFYSFFPNAARIQLHGNLPLLVDSVFGWIVAGSADLVSPKINPSSNSSSLVCVSMVSLEETLERFWKIEELTTKDNYSVEERRCEKLYQSTVSRNPDGRYIVRLPRKPDFDDMLGESKANALRRFEYLERRLERNSELKVEYHRFMQEYIDLGHM; from the coding sequence ATGGCCGAAGAACAACAGATCAACCTACTAGTCTCGCGGAGAACAACGATGCTGGAAGCTCTGGGTCGGGCAGAGGCATTTCTTCGAGACTTCAACGCTCAACGCGATGGACAGCAGGTGCCATTGAGGCTGGAATACCTCAACCGCATATGGACGTCACTTGAAGAGGTACAGGCTCAACTGGAGGACGGTGATGTGGAAGGTAGGGCAGAGCATGCTGCTATACGTGCGGACTTTGAGCCACGTCTATTCTCAATAAAAGCTGCATTCATTTCCTATTCGCCTCCTCTTTCTGTTAACGCTGGCAACCCTCAACCCCTGCATGCTACTTCCACTCTCTCTGGCATCAAACTGCCGACAATTTCGCTTCCTGAGTTCGATGGAGATTATAAGCAATGGCTAACTTTCCACGACACGTTTTTGGCTTTAATCCACAACAACGCTGATGTTCCGCCTATTCAAAAATTTCACTACTTAAGGGCAGCCGTCAAGGGGGAGGCTGCTCAACTGATCGAATCCATCGCTATTTGTTCTGCTAATTACTCTCTGGCTTGGCAAGCTCTCGAAGGGCGGTACTCCAACGAATATCTGCTAAAAAAGCGACACCTGCAAGCACTCTTCGACATCCCACGCATGAAGAAGGAGTCTGCAGCAACACTTCACGGATTGGTGGACGAATTCGAACGTCATACGAAGATTCTTCATCATTTGGGTGAGCCGACGGACGCCTGGAGCACGATCCTAGAACACTTATTATGCACGCGACTGCACGATGATTCACTGAAGGCCTGGGAGGACCACGCATCCGTAACTGAGAACCCAAATTTTGCATGTTTGATCGATTTCCTTCAGAGGAGGACAAGAGTACTGGAATCGATCTCGGTCAACCATCATCAATCTACTAGCACGACAAACACAAACGATGGTGCGTCCGCTAGTCATTTCCGGAGACAATCACAGTTTCGTCTCTCGTCATGCGCATCAACCGCTAACTATTCTTTCAGATGTCCCATATGTAGTCAACAGCATTCGTTGGCGAGATGCGGCAAGTTCAACAGCATGTCAGTGAACGACCGACAACAGCTTGTGAACACGAAACGATTGTGTCACAACTTCCTACGGGGGGATCACATAGTCCGCCAATGCCCATGTGACCTGAATTGCAAGAAGTGCAATCAGCGTCACCACACTTTATTACACACGAGCCAATCCGCCGGTCCTAAGAAGGTCAGCAACGACGCTGTTTCTCGTTCAACGTCTTTCGTCGATTCGGCTGACAGGGCTACGTCGTCGTCTTCTCCTGTAGTTTCCGAACAAACCATGGTAGCAGCTGTTGAAGATGATTCGATTGTCGAGACGAGTGTTTCTCTCCAGCATCCTCGTGAAAATGTCTTCTTGCTAACCGTCATCGTAAATATCGTCGATGCTTATGGACAACATCACCCCGCTCGTGCTTTATTGGATAGCGCATCGCAACCGAATTTGATAACCGACCGCATGGCTCGTATCCTCCGCCTGAAGAAGCATCCCGTCAACGTTACCGTCCAAGGGGCCGGACAGTTATCCAAAGTCATACACGAGTCCATCTACGCCCAAGTTTCATCCAGAAAGGAGCATTTTTCTTGCGGAGTTAATTTCCTAGTAATGGACAAACTAACTGCCAACCTTCCTGCGCAAAATGTCTCCATAACCGACTGGAGAATTCCAAAGGATCTATTCCTAGCAGATCCAACATTCAACAAGAGCCAACCAATCGATGTAGTGCTGGGGGCCAAGCACTTTTATTCATTCTTCCCGAATGCCGCACGAATACAATTGCATGGCAATCTCCCGCTCCTGGTTGATAGCGTTTTCGGATGGATCGTTGCGGGCTCTGCCGATCTAGTGTCCCCCAAGATCAATCCATCGTCCAATTCTAGCAGTCTCGTGTGTGTATCTATGGTTTCCTTGGAAGAAACTCTGGAACGTTTCTGGAAAATAGAAGAACTAACAACCAAGGACAACTACTCCGTCGAAGAAAGGCGCTGTGAAAAACTTTACCAATCGACAGTCTCTAGAAACCCTGACGGACGGTACATAGTTCGCCTGCCTCGGAAGCCTGATTTTGACGACATGTTAGGCGAGTCGAAGGCAAACGCGCTGCGACGGTTTGAGTATTTGGAGCGACGTTTGGAGCGAAACTCCGAGCTGAAGGTTGAGTATCACAGATTCATGCAGGAATACATCGACCTCGGGCATATGTAG